Proteins from one Rosa chinensis cultivar Old Blush chromosome 7, RchiOBHm-V2, whole genome shotgun sequence genomic window:
- the LOC112177001 gene encoding tobamovirus multiplication protein 2A, with translation MACRGCLECLLKLLNFILTLVGLAIVGYGIYLLVEYMKVADGANMHSPVGETDALIQLGRPMLTAVSLSSNFFDNLPKAWFIYLFIGVGVIIFVISCFGCIGIVTRNGCCLSCYSVLLILLILVELAAAAFIFFDKSWQTEIPTDATGDFDMIYEFLEAHWNIVKWVVLGAVIFEALMFLLALGVRAVNRPVEYDSDEEPLINRPPPVPATGVPVAGASSQRPIRNDAWSTRMREKYGLDTSLYPYDPSDSSRFQQPPAQPQEERRRCIIM, from the exons ATGGCCTGCAGAGGGTGCTTGGAGTGCCTATTGAAGCTATTGAACTTTATATTGACCCTCGTTGGGTTGGCCATTGTGGGTTATGGGATCTACTTGCTGGTAGAATACATGAAAGTAGCCGACGGTGCCAATATGCATTCACCTGTGGGTGAAACTGATGCTCTGATACAGCTTGGCCGCCCTATGCTCACGGCTGTGTCTCtttcttctaatttttttgaCAATTTGCCAAAAGCCTG GTTCATATACTTGTTTATTGGGGTTGGAGTCATTATATTTGTCATCTCTTGTTTCGGTTGCATCGGTATTGTAACACGGAATGGCTGCTGCTTGAGTTGT TATTCGGTGTTGTTGATCCTTTTGATCTTGGTAGAGCTGGCTGCTGCAGCCTTTATATTCTTTGACAAAAGCTGGCAAACC GAAATCCCGACGGATGCAACTGGAGATTTTGATATGATATATGAGTTTCTGGAAGCGCACTGGAATATTGTCAAATGGGTTGTTCTTGGAGCTGTTATCTTTGAG GCTCTAATGTTCTTGCTAGCCCTTGGAGTTAGAGCTGTAAATAGACCAGTGGAGTATGATAGTGATGAAGAGCCATTGATCAACAGGCCGCCACCAGTTCCAGCAACCGGTGTACCTGTTGCTGGGGCCAGTAGTCAGCGTCCAATTAGAAATGATGCTTGGAGTACACGCATGAGGGAAAAG TACGGGCTCGACACATCTTTGTATCCATATGACCCATCCGATTCAAGTAGGTTCCAGCAACCTCCAGCTCAGCCACAAGAAGAAAGGAGGCGCTGCATCATCATGTGA